From a single Equus asinus isolate D_3611 breed Donkey chromosome 2, EquAss-T2T_v2, whole genome shotgun sequence genomic region:
- the LOC106835203 gene encoding olfactory receptor 4F15-like, which yields MDGANHSVVSEFVFLGLSNSWGIQLLLFLFSTVFYMASMMGNLLIVFSVRADPNLHSPMYFLLANLSFLDLGVCSIAAPKMIYDLFRKHKAISFTGCITQIFFIHAIGGTEMVLLIAMAFDRYVAICKPLHYLTIMSPRMCILILAVAWVLGLIHSVAQLAFVVDLPFCGPNILDSFYCDLPQLIKLACTETNRLEFMVTANSGLISVGSFFMLIISYIFILVTVWKHSSGGLTKALSTLSAHVTVVVLFFGPLIFFHTWPFPSSRLDKFFAIFDAVLTPFLNPVIYTFRNKEMKAAMKKLCHQLVGYRKMS from the coding sequence ATGGATGGAGCCAACCACTCTGTGGTGTCTGAGTTTGTGTTCCTAGGTCTCTCAAATTCATGGGGGATCCagctgcttctttttctcttttccactgtGTTCTACATGGCAAGCATGATGGGAAACCTCCTCATTGTGTTCTCTGTGAGGGCTGACCCTAACTTACACTCTCCCATGTACTTTCTACTGGCCAACCTCTCTTTTCTTGACCTGGGGGTTTGCTCTATTGCAGCCCCCAAAATGATTTATGACCTTTTCAGGAAACACAAAGCCATTTCTTTTACAGGTTGTATAACTCAGATCTTCTTTATTCATGCTATTGGGGGCACAGAAATGGTGCTGCTCATTGCCATGGCCTTTGACAGATATGTTGCCATATGTAAGCCTCTCCACTACCTGACCATCATGAGCCCACGAATGTGCATTTTGATTTTGGCTGTAGCCTGGGTCCTTGGCCTCATCCACTCAGTGGCCCAATTGGCTTTTGTTGTAGACTTGCCCTTCTGTGGTCCTAATATATTGGACAGCTTTTATTGTGACCTCCCTCAACTCATTAAACTTGCTTGTACAGAGACCAATCGACTAGAGTTCATGGTCACAGCCAACAGTGGACTCATCTCCGTGGGCTCCTTCTTCATGCTGATTATTTCTTACATCTTCATTCTGGTCACCGTTTGGAAACACTCTTCAGGTGGCTTAACCAAGGCCCTCTCCACTTTGTCAGCCCACGTTACCGTggtggttttattctttgggccGTTGATCTTCTTCCACACATGGCCCTTCCCCTCATCACGCTTGGACAAGTTTTTTGCGATCTTTGATGCAGTCCTCACTCCTTTTCTGAATCCAGTCATCTATACATTCAGGAACAAGGAGATGAAGGCAGCAATGAAGAAACTCTGCCATCAGCTTGTGGGTTACAGGAAGATGTCCTAA